Proteins found in one Sorghum bicolor cultivar BTx623 chromosome 1, Sorghum_bicolor_NCBIv3, whole genome shotgun sequence genomic segment:
- the LOC110436851 gene encoding uncharacterized protein LOC110436851 isoform X1: MASSQANLDKMQLRQSYRNVWHTDMTNAIQADFPYCCLALWCGPCVSYMLRKRALYNDMSRYVCCAGYMPCSGKCGESRCPEFCLATEVCLCFGNSVASTRFLLQDEFNIQTTQCDNCIIGFMFCLQQVACIFSIVAAIVGSEELSEASQILNCLSDLVYWTVCACMQTQHKVEMDKRDGKFGPPQPMAVPPVQQMSRIDQPMPPPAGYAPQPAYGQPYGGYPPPAGQGYPPAGYPQGGGYPPAQGYPQGGGYPPPAQGYPQGGAYPPPGSYPPQGSYPPAQGSYPPAQGSYPPAQSYPGK, translated from the exons atgGCGTCGTCGCAGGCGAACCTCGACAAGATGCAGCTCCGCCAGAGCTACCGCAACGTCTGGCACACCGACATGACCAACGCCATCCAGGCCGACTTCCCCT ACTGCTGCCTCGCGCTGTGGTG TGGACCTTGTGTGTCGTACATGCTTCGCAAAAGGGCTCTTTACAATGACATGTCAAG ATATGTCTGTTGTGCTGGCTACATGCCATGCAGTGGAAAGTGTGGCGAGAGCCGGTGCCCAGAGTTCTGTCTTGCAACTGAG GTGTGCCTTTGCTTTGGCAATTCAGTTGCATCAACCCGCTTCTTGCTGCAAGATGAATTCAACATACAAACAACTCAGTGCGACAACTGCATCATT GGCTTCATGTTCTGCCTTCAACAAGTTGCTTGCATCTTCTCTATAGTTGCAGCTATTGTTGGCAGCGAGGAGCTTTCAGAGGCTTCCCAGATCCTTAACTGTCTGTCTGATTTGGTCTATTGGAC GGTTTGTGCCTGTATGCAG ACGCAGCACAAAGTCGAAATGGACAAAAGGGATGGAAAGTTCGGCCCACCACAGCCCATGGCAGTGCCCCCAGTGCAACAAATGTCACGCATTGATCAGCCTATGCCGCCTCCTGCTGGATATGCACCACAACCAGCATATGGGCAGCCTTATGGTGGCTATCCACCTCCTGCTGGTCAAGGTTATCCGCCAGCTGGATACCCCCAGGGCGGTGGATACCCTCCTGCTCAAGGCTACCCACAGGGTGGTGGataccctccacctgctcaagGTTACCCCCAGGGTGGTGCATATCCTCCGCCTGGTTCTTACCCTCCACAAGGTTCGTACCCCCCAGCACAGGGCTCCTACCCTCCAGCACAGGGCTCCTACCCTCCAGCACAAAGCTACCCTGGCAAGTAA
- the LOC8061645 gene encoding uncharacterized protein LOC8061645, whose translation MEKTKLQLPLPLVHSERLWARPWRWAKTAFFIVAMLASLLLVCAPPLLVVLLDLLLPPALLSNFLRAQAHAPPVSSASAAGVSFAAALSGQARAFRFGSSLVDLPAVSAARSLLILCAYTAGGGGGAAYRWVAVACSAASLGYVLAKAVAVFGVAGAGLEWQGKGQLVAVEAMFLMSLALAVAHLAMAYRASCRERRRMLVYRIDVEAVRLKGGQTPKSLKQCMV comes from the exons ATGGAGAAGACGAAGCTGCAGCTGCCACTGCCGCTGGTGCACAGCGAGCGGCTGTGGGCGCGGCCGTGGCGGTGGGCGAAGACGGCCTTCTTCATCGTGGCGATGCTGGCGTCGCTGCTGCTCGTGTGCGCGCCGCCGCTGCTGGTCGTGCTGCTGGACCTCCTCCTCCCGCCCGCGCTGCTCTCCAACTTCCTTCGCGCCCAGGCGCACGCCCCTCCTGtttcctccgcctccgccgccggcgtCTCCTTCGCCGCCGCGCTCTCCGGCCAGGCCAGGGCGTTCCGCTTCGGCTCGTCGCTCGTCGACCTCCCCGCGGTCTCCGCCGCGCGCTCCCTCCTCATCCTCTGCGCCTACAccgctggcggcggcggaggcgccgCCTACAGGTGGGTCGCCGTCGCATGCAGCGCCGCCTCCCTCGGCTACGTCCTCGCCAAGGCCGTCGCCGTGTTCGGCGTCGCCGGCGCCGGGCTCGAGTGGCAGGGGAAGGGCCAGCTCGTCGCCGTCGAGGCCATGTTCCTCATGTCGCTCGCGCTCGCCGTCGCACACCTCGCCATGGCGTACCGCGCATCCTGCCGCGAGCGCCGACGCATGCTCGTCTACAGAATCGACGTCGAAGCG GTAAGACTAAAGGGAGGCCAAACGCCCAAATCACTGAAGCAATGCATGGTATGA
- the LOC110436851 gene encoding uncharacterized protein LOC110436851 isoform X2 — protein sequence MASSQANLDKMQLRQSYRNVWHTDMTNAIQADFPYCCLALWCGPCVSYMLRKRALYNDMSRYVCCAGYMPCSGKCGESRCPEFCLATEVCLCFGNSVASTRFLLQDEFNIQTTQCDNCIIGFMFCLQQVACIFSIVAAIVGSEELSEASQILNCLSDLVYWTVCACMQTQHKVEMDKRDGKFGPPQPMAVPPVQQMSRIDQPMPPPAGYAPQPAYGQPYGGYPPPAGQGYPPAGYPQGGGYPPAQGYPQGGGYPPPAQGYPQGGAYPPPGSYPPQGSYPPAQGSYPPAQGSYPPAQSYPGK from the exons atgGCGTCGTCGCAGGCGAACCTCGACAAGATGCAGCTCCGCCAGAGCTACCGCAACGTCTGGCACACCGACATGACCAACGCCATCCAGGCCGACTTCCCCT ACTGCTGCCTCGCGCTGTGGTG TGGACCTTGTGTGTCGTACATGCTTCGCAAAAGGGCTCTTTACAATGACATGTCAAG ATATGTCTGTTGTGCTGGCTACATGCCATGCAGTGGAAAGTGTGGCGAGAGCCGGTGCCCAGAGTTCTGTCTTGCAACTGAG GTGTGCCTTTGCTTTGGCAATTCAGTTGCATCAACCCGCTTCTTGCTGCAAGATGAATTCAACATACAAACAACTCAGTGCGACAACTGCATCATT GGCTTCATGTTCTGCCTTCAACAAGTTGCTTGCATCTTCTCTATAGTTGCAGCTATTGTTGGCAGCGAGGAGCTTTCAGAGGCTTCCCAGATCCTTAACTGTCTGTCTGATTTGGTCTATTGGAC GGTTTGTGCCTGT ATGCAGACGCAGCACAAAGTCGAAATGGACAAAAGGGATGGAAAGTTCGGCCCACCACAGCCCATGGCAGTGCCCCCAGTGCAACAAATGTCACGCATTGATCAGCCTATGCCGCCTCCTGCTGGATATGCACCACAACCAGCATATGGGCAGCCTTATGGTGGCTATCCACCTCCTGCTGGTCAAGGTTATCCGCCAGCTGGATACCCCCAGGGCGGTGGATACCCTCCTGCTCAAGGCTACCCACAGGGTGGTGGataccctccacctgctcaagGTTACCCCCAGGGTGGTGCATATCCTCCGCCTGGTTCTTACCCTCCACAAGGTTCGTACCCCCCAGCACAGGGCTCCTACCCTCCAGCACAGGGCTCCTACCCTCCAGCACAAAGCTACCCTGGCAAGTAA